One genomic window of Cyprinus carpio isolate SPL01 chromosome B8, ASM1834038v1, whole genome shotgun sequence includes the following:
- the lsm1 gene encoding U6 snRNA-associated Sm-like protein LSm1, whose translation MNYMPGTASLIEDIDKKHLVLLRDGRTLIGILRSIDQFANLVLHQTVERIHVGKKFGDIPRGIFVVRGENVVLLGEVDLDKECDQILQRVSIEEILEEQRTEQQAKQESERLKLQAVKERGLSIPKADTLDDF comes from the exons ATGAATTACATGCCAGGGACTGCGAGCCTCATCGAGGACATTGATA AGAAACACCTTGTTCTGCTTCGCGATGGAAGAACATTGATTGGGATTCTTAGAAGCATAGATCAGTTTG cTAATTTAGTTTTGCATCAAACTGTTGAACGTATTCACGTTGGTAAGAAATTTGGTGACATACCTCGTGGGATATTTGTTGTCAGAGGAGAAAATGTCGTCTTGCTTGGAGAAGTA GATCTGGATAAAGAGTGTGATCAGATCCTCCAGCGAGTTTCCATTGAGGAGATCCTGGAGGAACAGCGGACAGAACAGCAAGCCAAGCAAGAGTCGGAGAGACTGAAGCTACAGGCGGTGAAAGAGCGAGGCTTATCGATCCCTAAAGCTGACACATTAGATGATTTCTGA